A genomic stretch from Budorcas taxicolor isolate Tak-1 chromosome 15, Takin1.1, whole genome shotgun sequence includes:
- the HINFP gene encoding histone H4 transcription factor: MVSFLLSEFYLCSRGPVPTAKGNISCLACRLSSSLSSSLSSSPQRALCFGGCLNTSESHLFGQTGIFPIWRSNLHLLHWVKAMPPPGKVPRKENLGLQCEWGSCSFVCSAMEEFCEHVTQHLQQHLQGSGEEEEEEEDLLEEEFSCLWRECGFCSPDNSADLIRHVYFHCYHTKLKQWGLQALQSQADLSPCILDFQSRNLIPDIPDHFLCLWEHCENSFDNPEWFYRHVEAHSLCCEYQVVGKDNNVVLCGWKGCTCTFKDRFKLREHLRSHTQEKVVACPTCGGMFANNTKFLDHIRRQSSLDQQHFQCSHCSKRFATERLLRDHMRNHVNHYKCPLCDMTCPLPSSLRNHMRFRHSEARPFKCDCCDYSCKNLIDLRKHLDTHSKEPAYSCDFENCTFTARSLYSIKSHYRKVHEGDSEPRYRCHVCDKCFTRGNNLTVHLRKKHQFKWPSGHPRFRYKEHEDGYMRLQLVRYESVELTQQLLRQPQEGSGLGASLNESSLQDIILETVPGEPGPQEEAEEEGGGGEGIALPASQDTSSPIIHVVNQTNAQGEREVVYYVLFEAPGEPPPTSEPPSGGVMGELQGAAEEPEVQMV; this comes from the exons AtggtctccttccttctctccgaATTCTACCTGTGCTCCAGAGGCCCAGTCCCCACCGCTAAGGGCAACATTTCCTGCTTAGCCTGCCGCCTGTCCAGCTCCCTGTCCAGCTCCCTGTCCAGCTCCCCTCAACGGGCGCTTTGTTTTGGTGGTTGTTTAAACACGTCAGAATCTCATCTCTTCGGCCAAACT gggatcttcccaatctggagatcaaacctgcatctcctgcattg ggtgAAGGCCATGCCGCCGCCTGGGAAAGTTCCCCGAAAGGAGAACCTGGGGCTGCAGTGTGAGTGGGGGTCCTGTTCCTTTGTGTGCTCGGCCATGGAGGAGTTCTGCGAACATGTCACTCAGCACCTGCAGCAGCACCTGCAGGGCtctggggaggaagaagaggaggaggaggacctgCTTG AGGAAGAATTCTCCTGCTTGTGGCGGGAGTGTGGCTTCTGTTCTCCGGACAATTCTGCTGATCTCATCCGCCACGTCTACTTCCACTGCTACCACACCAAGCTGAAACAGTGGGGACTGCAGGCCCTGCAGAGCCAGGCTGACCTCAGCCCCTGCATCCTGGACTTCCAGAGCCGCAACCTCATCCCTGACATCCCCGACCACTTCTTGTGTCTGTGGGAGCACTGTGAG AACTCCTTCGACAATCCCGAGTGGTTTTACCGGCACGTGGAAGCGCACAGCCTGTGTTGTGAATACCAAGTAGTCGGCAAGGACAACAATGTGGTGCTCTGTGGCTGGAAAG GCTGTACCTGCACCTTCAAGGACCGCTTTAAGCTTCGAGAGCACCTCCGCAGCCATACCCAGGAGAAGGTGGTGGCCTGTCCCACCTGTGGGGGCATGTTCGCCAACAACACCAAGTTCTTAGATCATATCCGTCGCCAGTCCTCGTTGGATC AGCAGCACTTCCAGTGCTCTCACTGTTCCAAGAGATTTGCCACAGAGCGGCTGCTGCGGGACCACATGCGCAACCATG TGAACCACTACAAGTGCCCTCTGTGTGACATGACTTGCCCGCTGCCCTCCTCCCTCCGAAACCATATGCGCTTCCGCCACAGCGAGGCCCGTCCCTTTAAATGTGACTGTTGTGACTACAG CTGCAAGAATCTGATTGACCTCCGGAAGCACCTAGATACCCATAGCAAGGAGCCAGCCTATAGTTGTGATTTCGAGAACTGCACCTTTACTGCCCGGTCGCTGTACTCTATCAAGTCGCATTACCGAAAAGTGCATGAA ggaGACTCAGAGCCGAGGTACAGATGCCACGTGTGTGACAAATGCTTCACAAGGGGCAACAACCTCACTGTGCACCTTCGCAAGAAGCACCAGTTCAAGTGGCCCTCAGGGCACCCCCGCTTTCG GTACAAGGAGCATGAGGATGGCTACATGAGGCTGCAGCTGGTTCGCTATGAGAGTGTAGAGCTGACCCAGCAACTGCTGCGGCAGCCACAAGAGGGATCGGGCCTGGGAGCATCCCTGAATGAGAGCAGCCTGCAGGACATCATTCTGGAAACAGTGCCCGGGGAGCCAGGACCCCAGGAGGAAGCTGAAGAGGAAGGTGGGGGCGGTGAGGGCATAGCCCTCCCGGCCTCTCAGGACACGTCCAGCCCTATCATCCACGTGGTGAACCAGACCAACGCCCAGGGCGAGCGGGAGGTCGTCTATTACGTGCTGTTCGAAGCCCCAGGAGAGCCCCCACCCACCTCTGAGCCCCCCTCGGGGGGCGTCATGGGAGAGCTTCAGGGAGCAGCTGAAGAGCCAGAAGTCCAGATGGTGTGA
- the C2CD2L gene encoding phospholipid transfer protein C2CD2L isoform X2, whose product MDPGWGQRDVGWAALLILFAASLLTVLGWLLQYARGLWLARARGGRGQGPAFAAEPAVSLRELGVWRSLLRLRATRAGAPEEPGVRGLLASLFAFKSFRENWQRAWVRALNEQACRDGSSIQIAFEEVPQLPPKASISHVTCIDQSERTMVLHCQLSAEEVMFPVSVTQQSPAAVSMETYHVTLTLPPTQLEVNLEEILGEGLLVSWAFTDRPDLSLTVLPKLQARERGEEQVELSTIEELIEDAIVSTQPAMMVNLRACSAPGGLVPSEKPPMAPQAQPSIPRPIRLFLRQLRASHLGGELEGTGEVCCVAELDNPMQQKWTKPTRAGPEVEWSEDLTLDLGPQSRELILKVLRSSGCGDTELLGQATLSVASPSRPLSRRQVCPLTPGPGKALGQAATMAIELQYEEGSPRNLGTSTPSTPRPSITPTKKIELDRTIMPDGTIVTTVTTVQSRPRVDGKLDSPSRSPSKVEVTEKTTTVLSESGGPSSTSHSSSRESHLSNGLDPVAETAIRQLTEPSGRAAKKTPTKRSTLIISGVSKVPIAQDELALSLGYAASLDASIQDDAGPSGGPSSPPSDPPAMSPGPVDALSSPTSVQEADETTRSDISERPSVDDVESETGSTGALETRSLKDHKVSFLRSGTKLIFRRRPRQKEAGLSQSHDDLSNTATTPSVRKKAGSFSRRLIKRFSFKSKPKANGNPSPQL is encoded by the exons ATGGATCCGGGTTGGGGGCAGCGGGACGTGGGCTGGGCAGCCCTGCTGATCCTCTTCGCCGCCTCACTGCTCACGGTGTTGGGCTGGCTGCTGCAGTATGCCCGGGGCTTGTGGCTGGCGCGGGCCCGCGGTGGCCGGGGCCAGGGACCCGCCTTCGCTGCCGAGCCCGCCGTCTCCCTGCGGGAGCTGGGCGTGTGGCGCTCGCTGCTGAGGCTAAGGGCGACTCGGGCCGGCGCACCCGAGGAGCCAGGCGTCCGGGGCCTTCTGGCATCTCTCTTCGCCTTCAAGTCTTTCCGGGAGAACTGGCAGCGGGCTTGGGTGCGAGCGCTGAACGAGCAGGCCTGCAGGGATGGG AGCTCCATCCAAATCGCCTTTGAGGAGGTGCCCCAACTCCCACCCAAAGCCAGCATCAGTCATGTGACCTGCATAGACCAATCAGAGCGCACCATG GTGCTGCACTGCCAGCTCTCTGCTGAGGAGGTGATGTTCCCAGTCTCTGTGACCCAGCAGTCCCCCGCTGCCGTCTCCATGGAGACCTACCACGTCACTCTGACACTGCCACCAACACAG TTGGAAGTCAACCTGGAGGAAATCCTTGGCGAAGGCCTGCTTGTATCCTGGGCCTTCACTGATCGCCCAGATCTCAGCCTGACGGTGCTTCCCAAGCTGCAAGCCAGGGAG AGAGGTGAGGAGCAAGTAGAGCTCTCTACTATTGAGGAGCTGATTGAGGATGCCATAGTCAGCACCCAGCCAGCTATGATGGTCAACCTCAGGGCTTGCTCTGCCCCTGGGGGCCTG GTTCCCAGTGAGAAGCCACCCATGGCGCCCCAGGCCCAGCCATCCATCCCCAGACCTATCCGGTTATTCCTAAGGCAGCTTCGAGCATCTCACCTGGGAGGTGAGCTGGAAG GCACTGGGGAAGTGTGCTGTGTAGCTGAGCTTGACAACCCCATGCAACAGAAGTGGACCAAGCCCACGAGGGCTGGGCCTGAGGTGGAGTGGAGCGAGGACTTGACATT GGATCTGGGCCCCCAGAGCCGGGAGCTGATCCTCAAAGTGCTGAGGAGTAGCGGCTGTGGAGACA CTGAACTCTTGGGCCAGGCCACACTGTCTGTGGCCTCCCCTTCCAGACCACTGTCCCGAAGACAGGTGTGCCCACTCACCCCTGGGCCAGGGAAAGCCCTGGGGCAGGCAGCCACCATGGCAATAGAG CTTCAGTATGAGGAGGGTTCCCCCCGGAACCTGGGCACTTCCACCCCCTCGACTCCACGCCCCAGCATCACACCTACCAAGAAGATTGAGCTGGACCGGACCATCATGCCGGATGGCACCATTGTCACCACAGTCACCACTGTCCAGTCCCGGCCCCGGGTAGATGGCAAATTAG actccccctCCCGCTCCCCGTCCAAGGTTGAGGTGACCGAGAAGACGACGACGGTGCTGAGTGAGAGTGGTGGCCCCAGCAGCACGTCCCACAGCAGCAGCC GGGAGAGCCACCTTTCCAACGGCCTGGACCCTGTAGCAGAGACAGCCATTCGCCAGCTGACTGAACCCAGTGGGCGGGCAGCCAAGAAGACACCCACCAAGCGTAGCACACTTATCATCTCGGGTGTTTCCAAG GTGCCCATCGCTCAGGATGAGTTGGCACTGTCCCTGGGCTATGCGGCATCCTTGGACGCCTCAATACAGGATGATGCAGGGCCCAGCGGAGGTCCCTCCTCACCTCCCTCAGACCCCCCAGCCATGTCCCCAGGACCCGTAGATGCCCTCTCCAGTCCCACGAGTGTCCAGGAAGCAGATGAGACAACACGTTCGGACATTTCTGAGAGGCCCTCCGTGGATGATGTTGAGTCAGAAACAGGGTCTACTGGTGCCCTGGAAACCCGCAGTCTCAAGGATCACAAAG TGAGCTTTCTGCGCAGCGGCACGAAGCTCATCTTCCGCCGGAGGCCACGTCAGAAGGAAGCTGGTCTGAGCCAATCACACGATGACCTCTCCAACACGGCGACCACACCCAGCGTCCGAAAGAAGGCTGGCAGCTTTTCTCGGCGTCTTATCAAGCGCTTTTCCTTCAAATCTAAACCCAAGGCCAATGGCAACCCCAGCCCTCAGCTCTGA
- the C2CD2L gene encoding phospholipid transfer protein C2CD2L isoform X1 → MDPGWGQRDVGWAALLILFAASLLTVLGWLLQYARGLWLARARGGRGQGPAFAAEPAVSLRELGVWRSLLRLRATRAGAPEEPGVRGLLASLFAFKSFRENWQRAWVRALNEQACRDGSSIQIAFEEVPQLPPKASISHVTCIDQSERTMVLHCQLSAEEVMFPVSVTQQSPAAVSMETYHVTLTLPPTQLEVNLEEILGEGLLVSWAFTDRPDLSLTVLPKLQARERGEEQVELSTIEELIEDAIVSTQPAMMVNLRACSAPGGLVPSEKPPMAPQAQPSIPRPIRLFLRQLRASHLGGELEGTGEVCCVAELDNPMQQKWTKPTRAGPEVEWSEDLTLDLGPQSRELILKVLRSSGCGDTELLGQATLSVASPSRPLSRRQVCPLTPGPGKALGQAATMAIELQYEEGSPRNLGTSTPSTPRPSITPTKKIELDRTIMPDGTIVTTVTTVQSRPRVDGKLDSPSRSPSKVEVTEKTTTVLSESGGPSSTSHSSSPGESHLSNGLDPVAETAIRQLTEPSGRAAKKTPTKRSTLIISGVSKVPIAQDELALSLGYAASLDASIQDDAGPSGGPSSPPSDPPAMSPGPVDALSSPTSVQEADETTRSDISERPSVDDVESETGSTGALETRSLKDHKVSFLRSGTKLIFRRRPRQKEAGLSQSHDDLSNTATTPSVRKKAGSFSRRLIKRFSFKSKPKANGNPSPQL, encoded by the exons ATGGATCCGGGTTGGGGGCAGCGGGACGTGGGCTGGGCAGCCCTGCTGATCCTCTTCGCCGCCTCACTGCTCACGGTGTTGGGCTGGCTGCTGCAGTATGCCCGGGGCTTGTGGCTGGCGCGGGCCCGCGGTGGCCGGGGCCAGGGACCCGCCTTCGCTGCCGAGCCCGCCGTCTCCCTGCGGGAGCTGGGCGTGTGGCGCTCGCTGCTGAGGCTAAGGGCGACTCGGGCCGGCGCACCCGAGGAGCCAGGCGTCCGGGGCCTTCTGGCATCTCTCTTCGCCTTCAAGTCTTTCCGGGAGAACTGGCAGCGGGCTTGGGTGCGAGCGCTGAACGAGCAGGCCTGCAGGGATGGG AGCTCCATCCAAATCGCCTTTGAGGAGGTGCCCCAACTCCCACCCAAAGCCAGCATCAGTCATGTGACCTGCATAGACCAATCAGAGCGCACCATG GTGCTGCACTGCCAGCTCTCTGCTGAGGAGGTGATGTTCCCAGTCTCTGTGACCCAGCAGTCCCCCGCTGCCGTCTCCATGGAGACCTACCACGTCACTCTGACACTGCCACCAACACAG TTGGAAGTCAACCTGGAGGAAATCCTTGGCGAAGGCCTGCTTGTATCCTGGGCCTTCACTGATCGCCCAGATCTCAGCCTGACGGTGCTTCCCAAGCTGCAAGCCAGGGAG AGAGGTGAGGAGCAAGTAGAGCTCTCTACTATTGAGGAGCTGATTGAGGATGCCATAGTCAGCACCCAGCCAGCTATGATGGTCAACCTCAGGGCTTGCTCTGCCCCTGGGGGCCTG GTTCCCAGTGAGAAGCCACCCATGGCGCCCCAGGCCCAGCCATCCATCCCCAGACCTATCCGGTTATTCCTAAGGCAGCTTCGAGCATCTCACCTGGGAGGTGAGCTGGAAG GCACTGGGGAAGTGTGCTGTGTAGCTGAGCTTGACAACCCCATGCAACAGAAGTGGACCAAGCCCACGAGGGCTGGGCCTGAGGTGGAGTGGAGCGAGGACTTGACATT GGATCTGGGCCCCCAGAGCCGGGAGCTGATCCTCAAAGTGCTGAGGAGTAGCGGCTGTGGAGACA CTGAACTCTTGGGCCAGGCCACACTGTCTGTGGCCTCCCCTTCCAGACCACTGTCCCGAAGACAGGTGTGCCCACTCACCCCTGGGCCAGGGAAAGCCCTGGGGCAGGCAGCCACCATGGCAATAGAG CTTCAGTATGAGGAGGGTTCCCCCCGGAACCTGGGCACTTCCACCCCCTCGACTCCACGCCCCAGCATCACACCTACCAAGAAGATTGAGCTGGACCGGACCATCATGCCGGATGGCACCATTGTCACCACAGTCACCACTGTCCAGTCCCGGCCCCGGGTAGATGGCAAATTAG actccccctCCCGCTCCCCGTCCAAGGTTGAGGTGACCGAGAAGACGACGACGGTGCTGAGTGAGAGTGGTGGCCCCAGCAGCACGTCCCACAGCAGCAGCC CAGGGGAGAGCCACCTTTCCAACGGCCTGGACCCTGTAGCAGAGACAGCCATTCGCCAGCTGACTGAACCCAGTGGGCGGGCAGCCAAGAAGACACCCACCAAGCGTAGCACACTTATCATCTCGGGTGTTTCCAAG GTGCCCATCGCTCAGGATGAGTTGGCACTGTCCCTGGGCTATGCGGCATCCTTGGACGCCTCAATACAGGATGATGCAGGGCCCAGCGGAGGTCCCTCCTCACCTCCCTCAGACCCCCCAGCCATGTCCCCAGGACCCGTAGATGCCCTCTCCAGTCCCACGAGTGTCCAGGAAGCAGATGAGACAACACGTTCGGACATTTCTGAGAGGCCCTCCGTGGATGATGTTGAGTCAGAAACAGGGTCTACTGGTGCCCTGGAAACCCGCAGTCTCAAGGATCACAAAG TGAGCTTTCTGCGCAGCGGCACGAAGCTCATCTTCCGCCGGAGGCCACGTCAGAAGGAAGCTGGTCTGAGCCAATCACACGATGACCTCTCCAACACGGCGACCACACCCAGCGTCCGAAAGAAGGCTGGCAGCTTTTCTCGGCGTCTTATCAAGCGCTTTTCCTTCAAATCTAAACCCAAGGCCAATGGCAACCCCAGCCCTCAGCTCTGA